In the genome of Pseudomonas sp. B33.4, the window AGTCGTCACCCTGGTCACCAGCGGGATCCGCGAATACACCGACCCGTACATCCCGGTCAAAGCCGGCGATGCGTTCCGCTATGACGGTTCGCCCTCGGTCGGCTCCGACGGCAAACTCGGCGCCCACGGCACCCACGTCGGCGGTATCGCCGCCGGCAGTCGCGACGGCGGGCCGATGCACGGCGTGGCGTTCGGTGCGCAGATCATCAGCGCCGACAACGGCGACCCGGGCCCGGAGGACGGCATTGTTCGCGGCAACGACGGCGCGGTGTACAAGGCCGGTTGGGATGCACTGATCGCCAGCGGCGCGCGGATCATCAACAACAGTTGGGGCATCGGCATCACTGACCGCTTCGACCTCGGCGGCCGCGATCCGGCGTACCCGCATTTCACCGTCAATGACGCGCAGTTGCAGTTCAACGAAATCCGCACACTGCTCGGCACCAAACCGGGCGGCGCCTATGACGGCGCAATTGCCGCCGCGCGCAGCGGCATCGTCACGATCTTCGCCGCCGGTAACGACTACAACCTCAACAACCCGGACGCCATCGCCGGCCTCGGCTATTTCGTTCCGGACATCGCGCCGAACTGGATCACCGTCGCCGCGTTGCAGCAGAACCCGGACCTGGCCAGCGCCAACCCGTACATCATGAGTACGTTCTCTTCGCGTTGCGGCTACACCGCGAGCTTCTGCGTCTCGGCGCCGGGCACGAAAATCTTCAGCGCGATCATTGAAGGCACCAACGCCGACAACCTCACCACCAGCTACAAGAATTACAACGGCACCTCGATGGCCGCGCCGCACGTCGCCGGTTCCATGGCCGTGCTGATGGAGCGCTTCCCGTACATGACGGGCGACCAAGTCGCCACGGTCTTGCGCACCACGGCCACCGACCTCGGCGCACCGGGCATCGACGCCTTGTACGGCTGGGGCATGATCAACCTGCGCAAGGGCATCGACGGCCCGTCGATGTTCGTCACCGAGCAGGACATTCCGGCGGAATTCCGCATCGACGGCGCTTACGGTTCCGGCCAGTTTGTCGCGGATCTGCCGGGCATCGGCGCGATCATCGATCAGGGCAAACCGACCGAGCGCGTGTGCACCGACATCACCTGCGGCCTCGATACCTGGCGCAACGACATTTCCGGTCACGGCGGTTTGACCAAGCAAGGTATCGGCACCCTGGTGCTGACCGGCAACAACACTTACAGCGGCCCGACCCTGGTCAATCAGGGACGGCTGGCCATCAACGGCTCGCTGCAATCGGCGGTGACGGTGAATGACGGCGGTATCCTCGGCGGCAATGGCCATATCGGCGCGCTGTCGGTGAACAGCGGCGGTACGGTCGCGCCAGGTAACTCCATCGGCACCCTGAATGTGGCCGGTGACGTGACGTTTGCACCGGGTTCGACCTACGCGGTAGAGCTGTCGCCGCCCAGCAGCGATCAGATCATCGCCACGGGCAAAGCCGTGATTGAAGGCGCCACTGTGAGCATGTCGCTGGAAAACAGCCCGACATTGCTGACCACCAACGAAGTGCAAAGCCTGCTCGGCACTCAGTACAACATCCTGCAAGCGGCGGGCGGCATTGAAGGGCGTTTCGGTCAGGTGTTGCCGGATTACGCGTTCCTCGGCGGCACGCTGGCGTACTCGGCGAATGGCATCCAATTGGCGGTCGGGCGTAACGACGCCTCGTTCGCCAGCGTCGGTCTGACGCCGAATCAACGCGCCGTGGGCGCTGCGGCTGAACGGCTGGGCGCTGGCAATGCGCTGTTCGAAACCCTGTTGCTGTCGCCGAATGCGGCGTCGGCGCAGCAAGCCTTCCAGCAATTGTCCGGCGAAATCCACCCGGCCATTGGCACAATGCTGATCAACGACAGCCGTTACCTGCGTGAAGCGGTGGGCGAGCGTCTGCGCGAGCGTGATCTGTTCAATGCCGGCGCTCCAACCGATGACCGCAGCAACGCCTGGGTCAAGGTGTTGGGTTCGTGGGGCGAGAGCGATGGCGGGCATGACAATGCCGACTCCAACAGCTCCATCGGTGGCTTGCTGGCCGGTGTCGATGGCCTGATCGCTGAAGATACCCGTCTGGGTTTCGTTACCGGTTATAGCGACAGTTCGTTGAGCATGGGCAGCGGCACGCATTCGTCGGCGTCGGTCGACAGCTACCACTTGGGTGCGTACCTGGGGCATCAGATCGATGCGCTGCGTCTGACCGTCGGTGGCGCGTACAGCTGGCACCGTGTCGACGTCAAACGTGACCTGCAGTTTGGGGACGTCAGCGGTAAACAAAAGACCAAGCATGATGCCGCAACCACTCAAGTATTCACCGAGGCCGCTTATGATCTGGGCCTGCAACCGATGAATCTGGAGCCGTTCGCCAATCTGTCCTACGTGCACCTCAACACTGAAAGCTTCACCGAAAAAGGTGATGCGGCAGCGCTGAAGGGCGGTGAGGACAATCGCGATGTGGTGCTGTCGACCCTCGGTGTGCGCGCCAAGCGTTCGTTCGCCCTGTCGGATCAGCATCAGCTTGAGCTGGGCGCGAGCCTCGGCTGGCAGCACAACCTGAACAACGTTGATGCCGACAGCCACCTGGCCTTCGCCAACGGCAACAGCGCGTTCACCGTGCAGGGCGTGTCGATGGATCGCGACGCTGCGGTGGTCGGCGTGCGGGCGGGTCTGGCGCTCAACCGCGATGTGCGGGTGAACCTGGATTACAACGGACTGATCGGCTCGAACGAGAAGGACCACGGTGTGGGTCTGACCCTCGACTGGCAGTTCTAAGGTGTACCGGCAGCTCTTGGGAGAGCTGCCGGTTTTTGAAGGAAGAGAGAGCACAACATGGGACTGTTCGATTATAAAAATGCCGATGGCAAATCCTTGTACAGCGACGCCATCGCACTGACGCTGTATGCCTACACGCCGACCGGCAAACCGTTGCCGGCCACCGCTTGGGCGCCGGTCACGGCGACGGCGTTGGGCTATCAGGGCAAGGTCGGGCCACAAGGCACGTTCTTTGGCGAGAAGGACGGCTTCACCAGCGCCGAAGCCGAAGTGCTCGGCAAATACGACGCTGCCGGCAAGTTGATTGGCATCGGCGTGGCCTTTCGCGGCACCGGCGGGCTGGGTTACAGCGATACTTTCGGCGACCTGAAAAACAACCTGCTGGCCGCCATCGGGCCTTCGGATTACGCGAGCAACTACGCGAAAAACGCTTTCGACAATCTGCTCAAGGCTGTCGCCGCGTTCGCCATTGCCAACGGCATCGGTGCCAAGGACGTGCTGCTCAGCGGCCATAGCCTCGGCGGGCTCGGCGTCAACAGCGTGGCCGAGTTGAGCGCGAGCAACTGGGGCGGCTTCTTCAAGGACGCCAACTACATCACCTTCGCCTCGCCAACCCAGAGCAGCACCGGCAATAACGTGCTGAACATCGGTTTCGAGAACGACCCGGTGTTCCGCGTGCTCGACGGCACCACGTTCAGCAGCGCGTCGATGGGCAAGCACGACAAGCCCCACGATTCGACCACCGACAACATCGTCAACTTCAACGACAACTACGCTTCCACCGCGCAGAACCTGGTGCCGTTCAGCATCGTCAATCCGCTGAACTGGTCGGCCCACAGCTCGCTGGGGTATGCCGATGGCTTGAATCGGGTGATCGATTCCAGGTTCTACAACCTGACGCATAAAGACTCGACGATCATCGTCTCCAATCTGGAAGAAGCGTCTCGCGGCAAGACCTGGGTTGAGGATCTCGGTCGCAGCGGCGAGCCGCACACCGGCAGCACGTTCATCATCGGCACCCAGAGCAGCGACTGGCTCAAGGGCGGCGCGGGCAATGACTTCCTTGAAGGCCTGGGCGGCGATGACCGTTTCCGTGATGACGGCGGCTACAACATCCTGCTCGGTGGCCAGGGCCACAACACCTTCGAACTGCAGAAACCGCTGCAGAACTTCAGCTTCGCCAACGACGGTGACGGCACGCTGTACGTGCGCGACGCTTACGGCGGCATCAGCATGACCCGCGACATCGGCGCGCTGGTGAGCAAGGAATCGGGTTCGTGGTGGGGCAGCAAGGAAATCACTTGGGGTGTCACCGCCAAGGGTTTGACCAACGGCAGCGAGCTGACCCAGTACAACCACTCGCTCAGCGGCGATGGCTACGGCAATGCGCTGCACGCCTCGGCTGACGGTGACTGGCTATTCGGCCTCGGTGGCGATGACAAGCTGATCAGCGACAAGGGCCATGTGACCTTCGTCGGCGGCGCCGGTAACGACGTGATGACGGCGGTGGGTGGCAACAACACGTTCCTGTTCAGCGGCGCGTTCGGTTTCGATGCCATCAACGGCTATCAGGGCAGCGACAAACTGGTGTTCATGGGCGTCGAAGGCGCGGGGCAGGGCTACGACTACAAGCAGCACGCGTCGCAGACCGGCAACGATACCGTGCTGAAGATTGGCGACTATGCCGTGACCCTGATCGGGGTGGGAGTGGCTAACCTGTCGGACTCGGCGTTCGTGTTCGCCTAAACAGTAATCCTGTAGGAGCTGTCGAGTGAAACGAGGCTGCGATCTTTTGATCTTGCTTTTAAGAGCAAAGTCAAAAGATCGCAGCCTTCGGCAGCTCCTACAAAGGTCGCGTTAAAGAAGTGTTGTATCGAAATGCTCCGGGGCGTCCCCGTGGGGCGCCCTGGCTGTGAGCTATCTCTAACAATTCCAACAAGAGAGAGGCAATAGCAATGGGTGTGTATGACTACAAGAACTTCGGCACAGCCGATTCCAAGGCGTTGTTCAGCGATGCCATGGCGATCACGCTGTATTCCTATCACAACCTCGATAACGGCTTTGCCGCCGGTTATCAGCACAACGGATTCGGCCTCGGCCTGCCCGCTACGCTGGTCACGGCGCTGCTCGGTGGCACCGACTCCCAAGGCGTCATCCCCGGCATTCCGTGGAACCCCGACTCGGAAAAACTCGCCCTCGACGCCGTGAAAAAAGCCGGTTGGACGCCGATCACCGCCTCGCAATTGGGCTACGACGGCAAGACCGATGCGCGAGGAACCTTCTTCGGCGAGAAGGCCGGTTACACCACCGCGCAAGTGGAAATCCTTGGCAAGTACGACGCCCAAGGCCATCTCACGGAACTCGGCATTGCCTTTCGCGGCACCAGCGGCCCGCGGGAAAACCTGATCCTCGACTCCATTGGCGACGTGATCAATGACCTGCTCGCGGCCTTCGGCCCCAAGGATTACGCCAAGAACTACGTCGGCGAAGCCTTCGGCAATCTGCTCAATGATGTGGTGGCGTTTGCCCAGGCCAACGGCCTCAGCGGCAAGGACGTACTGGTCAGTGGGCACAGCCTCGGCGGCCTGGCGGTCAACAGCATGGCGGACTTGAGTGGCGGCAAGTGGGGCGGTTTCTTTGCCGATTCCAATTACATTGCCTACGCCTCGCCGACCCAGAGCAGCACCGACAAAGTGCTCAACGTCGGCTATGAAAACGACCCGGTGTTCCGCGCCCTCGACGGCTCGACCTTCACTGGCGCCTCCATCGGTGTGCACGATGCGCCGAAAGAGTCGGCCACCGACAACATCGTCAGCTTCAACGATCACTACGCCTCGACCGCGTGGAATCTGCTGCCGTACTCGATCCTCAACATTCCCACCTGGATCTCGCACTTGCCGACCGCGTATGGCGACGGCATGAACCGGGTGATCGACTCAAAATTCTACGACCTGACCAGTCGCGACTCGACGATCATCGTCGCCAACCTCTCGGACCCGGCGCGGGCCAACACCTGGGTGCAGGACCTCAACCGCAACGCCGAAACCCACAAGGGCAGCACGTTCATCATCGGCAGTGACGCCAACGATCTGATCCAGGGCGGCAGCGGCAACGATTATCTGGAGGGGCGCGCCGGCAACGACACCTTCCGCGATAGCGGCGGCTACAACGTCATCCTTGGCGGGCAGGGCAGCAACACCCTCGATCTGCAAAGCGCAGTGAAGAGCTTCGACTTCGCCAATGACGGCGCCGGCAACTTGTACGTGCGCGATGCCAACGGCGGGATCAGCATCACCCGCGACATCGGCAGTATCGTCACCAAGGAACCGGGGTTTCTCTGGGGCCTGTTCAAGGATGATGTGACCCACAGCGTCACGGCCAGCGGTTTGAAGGTCGGCAACAACGTCACGGCGTACGACTCCAGCGTCAAAGGCACCAATGGCGCCGACACGCTGAAGGCGCATGCCGGTGGCGACTGGTTGTTCGGGCTGGACGGCAACGATCACCTGATCGGTGGCGCGGGCAATGACGTGTTTGTTGGCGGTGCCGGTAACGACCTGATGGAGTCGGGGGGCGGGGCGGATACGTTTCTGTTCAACGGCGCGTTTGGGCAGGATCGGGTAGTTGGTTTTACCGCCAACGACAAACTGGTGTTTCTCGGTGTGCAGGGTGTTTTGCCGGCGGAGGATTTCCGTGCCCATGCTGCGACTGTCGGGCAGGATACGGTGCTGACGTTTGGCAACGATTCGGTGACGTTGGTCGGGGTGTCGCTGAACAGCTTGAGTGCTGATGGTGTGGTGATCGCCTGATGTTGATGCGGCGCCTTTAAGGGCCCTTTCGCGAGCAAGCTCGCTCCCACAGGGGATTTGTGAACGACACAGATCCAGTGTGGGAGCGAGCTTGCTCGCGAAGAACGATAACTCGGTTTCAAAAGTGACTCGATGGCCACGACCTGACTCAAACCCCTGCAAAACAGGAAATGCGGCCTAAAGCCAGCACGTGCGCACACGTTCTATAGCTAGCCGCCATTGAGTACAGGAGATTCAAACGTGAAAGGTTTCAAGGGGTATGTCGGGTTCGTTGCACTGGCGCTGTGTTCGGCCAATGTCTGCGCCGATCTGCCTCAAAGTTCGATTCTGAGCCGTTATGGCATCACCATCGACCAACTGCCGAGCCCGGCGAAAACCGAGGTGGTCGAACCGGTAGAAGAGAAGAGCCGCTTTCAGATCCAGCCCGAACAACCGTTCGTGACCTTGCGCCTGGGTGACGGTAAACAGCCGCAAACCACCGGCAATCTGAGCATCGATCGCATGACGCAGCAGGATCTGGAACGCTGCCGGCGTTTGCAGGGTGAAGTGGTCAAGCGGGGCGGCACGTACATGCCGTGCGACGGCAGCCTCCCGGGCATGCCGACTTTCGAATAATACAAATATCCCTGTAGGAGCTGCCGCAGGCTGCGATCTTCTGCTTTTGATTTTCAGATCCGGATCAAAAGATCGCAGCCTTCGGCAGCTCCTACACGTATCGCGGGGTGTCAGTCTTCTTCGCGAACGGTCGCCACTTCATCAGCGCGGACCTTCACCTTGGCCCCGGAAATATCCTCGAACTCATAGAAGCCGTCCTTGGTTTTGGTCTTCGGCATGTCCTTGGTCAGATACTGGGTGCCGTTCTGCAGGGTGACCACTGTCGGCGTCGAGCAACCGGCCAGCGCCAGTGCGGCGGCGATGGCGAAAGGGATGCCCAGTGATTTGATTTTCATACCCACCTCTAAATCCTCATTCGATGTGATGCCGAGCATTGTCGGCCTTCTAACGCGGTTGGTGCTATCTCCGTGAGAAAAGTTCGATGGCCCGGCGAAAAAATGCCATTGATCATTTTCCGTTTGCACCGGGCAGGGCACAGCTGGTATCTGTACGCATAACCAGTACTCGTTCGCCATGGCCCTGAATTCCCGTGACTGCCAATCCCCTCGACGATCCGTTCTATTACCTTAACAACTTCCGGCAAGTGCTTGATTGGCTTGAGCTTCGCTATGCCGATGTGATGAGCGAAACGGAACACGCCTTTATCCATGACTTCAAGGCCTTGCCCCGTGCATCGCAGGGTTTGCTGGTGCGGATGGTGATGCGCAAGGGTGTGCATTTTCGGGCCGGCAAACTCAACTACCTTGAAATCGGCGACATCGCCGAGGCCGCGCAGCCCTTGCTGGAACGTGGCTGGATCGACGAACACGCGCCGCTGACCCTCGCCGAGTTGTTCGACGTGCTGCTCAAGGCCGAGCTTCTGCAAGCCTTCGGCGCCGCCATCGAACAGCCCAAGGGGCGCAAGGATGACTGGCTGCCGCTGCTGGCCGAGCAGTTCAACGAGTTGCGCAGCCTGCGCGATTGGGCACCGCTGCTGCAAGACCGGTTGTTCAGCCTGACCCTCATGGACCTGTGCGACCGCTTGCGGCTGATGTTCTTCGGCAACCTGTATCAGGACTGGTCGGAATTCGTCCTCGCCGACCTGGGCATCTTTACCTATGAAAAAGTCGAATTCTGCGCGGACTCGCGAGGTCTGCGCAGCCGTGAAGACGTCGACGCCTGTCTGTTCCTGCACCACTGCCAAATGCGCTTCGAGGCCGGCGAACCACTGGACACCATCGTCGAGCAGGTCAGTACGTTGCACTTCGACAACCCGTGGCTGCAACGTCGGCGCGGCAAAGTGCTGTTTCAGATCGGCCAGTACTGCGAGCGCATCAGCGAATTTGCCCTGGCCCTGAGCATTTACCGTGACTGCGCCTATCCCGGCGCGCGTTTGCGCATGATTCGCGTGCTGGAGCGCAGCGGTGAATACGCACTGGCACTGGAACTCGGCACACTCGCCGAACAGGCACCCGAAAGCGCCGCCGAGCAGCAAGGTCTGCAACGGATTCTGCCAAGGGTGCGGCGCAAACTCGGCGGCCCGCCGCTCAAGCGCACATCGGCGAAACCGGTCGAGCGGCTGGATCTGCAATTGCCGCGCACCGACCCAGCCTTGTCCGTGGAGTTTTACGTGCAGGCGCATCTGCACGATGACGATGGCCCGGTGCATTACGTGGAAAACAGCCTGATCAACTCGCTGTTCGGCCTGTTGTGCTGGCCGGCGATTTTCGCGCCGTTGCCCGGTGCGTTCTTTCACCCGTTCCAGCGTGGCCCGGTGGACCTGCTCAACGAAGATTTCCAGCACCGCCGCGCCGAGCTGTTTCAGGCGTGCCTGAGTGAACTCGATGACGAACGCTATGCCGCGACCATTCGCCAGCGCTTCATCGACAAGTGGGGCATCCAGTCGCCATTCGTGTTTTGGGGCGCATTGAATCAAGAGCTGCTGGAGCAGGCACTGGCCTGTCTCCCCGCCGAACACCTCAAACACTGGTTCAACCGCTTGCTGCTCGACATCAAGGCCAACCGAGCCGGCATGCCCGACCTGATCCAGTTCTGGCCGCAGCACAAAACCTACCGAATGATTGAAGTGAAAGGCCCCGGCGATCGCCTGCAGGACAACCAGTTGCGCTGGCTGGAGTTCTGCCATCAACACCAGATGCCAGTGGCCGTGTGTTACGTGCAATGGGCGGAGCAGATCGCTTGAGCTACAGCATTGCCGTGCGCGCACTGTGCGAGTTCACCGCCAAGACTGGCGACCTCGACCTGCGCTTCACCCCATCACCCACGGCGCTGGAGGGTATCGCCGGCCACCGCACCGTAGCCTCGCGGCGCAACGAGAAATATCAAAGCGAAGTGGCGCTGGAAGGCGAGTTTCTGCAATTGAAGGTCAAGGGCAGGGCGGATGGCTATGACCCGGCGCAAAACTGCCTGGAAGAGGTCAAAACCTACCGGGGCGACCTGAGCAAACAACCGGCCAATCACCGCCAGTTGCATTGGGCGCAGGCGAAGATCTATGGCTGGCTGATGTGTCGCAAACTCGACCTTGAGCAGATCAATCTGGCGCTGGTGTATTTCGATATCGTCAGCGAAAAAGAGACCTGTCTGGTCGAAGCGTTCAGTGCAGATGCGTTGCAAGCTTTTTTCGAACAGCAATGCACGCTGTTCCTGCAATGGGCCGAACAGGAAATGGCCCATCGCGAGGCGCGCAATCTGGCCGCGCAACAACTGACGTTTCCCCACGCGGATTTTCGCCCCGGTCAGCGGCATCTGGCCGAGTCGGTGTTCAAGGCCGTCAGCACCGGCCGCTGTCTGATGGCCCAGGCGCCGACCGGCATCGGCAAAACCCTCGGCACACTGTTCCCGATGCTCAAAGCCCTGGCGCCACAGCAACTGGACAAGGTGTTCTTCCTCACCGCCAAGACACCGGGGCGCAAACTGGCGCTGGATGCCAGTCAGGTGTTGTTCGATCAGTCGCCAGCCTTGCCCTTGCGGGTGCTGGAAATGGTCGCCCGCGACAAGGCCTGCGAACACCCGGACAAAGCCTGCCACGGCGAATCCTGCCCGTTGGCCCAAGGCTTTTATGATCGCCTTCCGGCCGCGCGGGAAGCGGCCAGCCGAATCCGCCTGCTCGACCAAGCAGCCATGCGCGAGGTCGCCGCGCAACACGCGGTGTGCCCGTATTACCTGAGTCAGGAGATGGCCCGTTGGGTAGACGTGGTGATCGCCGACTACAACTACTACTTCGACTTCAGCGCCATGCTCTTCGGTCTGGCCCAGCTCAACCAATGGAAAGTCGCGGTGCTGGCGGACGAGGCGCACAACCTCGTCGAGCGTGGCCGGCAGATGTACAGCGCCAGTCTTGATCAGTTCACCCTCGGCAGTGTGCGCAAAACGGCACCGGCGCCGTTGAAAAAATCCCTGCAACGGATCAACCGTGAATGGAACGCGCTGCATGCGCCGCAATTGGCGGCGTATCAGGCGTACGACAAGGCGCCGGAAAAACTCCTGCAAGCGATCTCGCTGTGTTGCGCCGCCATTGGCGATTACCTCAATGACCATCCGCAGGGTCTCGACAGCGCCTTGCAGAACTTCTATTTCGACCTGCTGCAATTCGCCCGGGTCGCGGAGCTTTACGACGAGCATTACCTGTTCGACATCAGCAAGCGTGACCTCGACCGCAAAAAGCCGCTGTCGCAATTGTGCCTGCGCAACGTGGTGCCGGCCGCGTTCATTGGCCCACGCCTGAAAGCGGCGCGCAGCAGTGTGTTGTTTTCTGCCACGCTCAGCCCGCGCCACTATTACGCCGATTTGCTCGGCACGCCCGCCGACACCGTGTGGATCGACGTCGAATCGCCGTTTTGCGCCGAGCAGTTGCAGGTGCAGATCGTCAGCCGCATCTCGACGCGCTTCAACCATCGTCAGGCCTCGCTGGAGCCAATCGTTGAACTGATCGCGCGGCAGTTCAGTGAGCGCCCCGGCAACTACCTGGCGTTTTTCAGCAGCTTCGATTATCTGCAACAAGTGGCGTCGTTACTGGCTGAGCGTTATCCGCACATCACCCTCTGGCAGCAATCGCGAGGGATGCTCGAAGGCGCGCGGCAGGCATTTCTCGACCAGTTCACCGCACACAGCCAGGGCGTCGGCTTTGCCGTATTGGGCGGTGCGTTCGGTGAAGGCATCGATTTGCCCGGTGCGCGGCTGATTGGCGCGTTCATCGCGACACTGGGGCTGGCGCAGTTCAATCCGGTCAACGAACAGCTCAAATACCGCATGGCCGCCATCTTCGGCGCCGGTTATGACTACACCTACCTGTACCCCGGCGTGCAGAAAGTGGTGCAGGCCGCCGGGCGCGTCATCCGTACCC includes:
- a CDS encoding autotransporter domain-containing protein, with product MNNNNTPAQTGGRFALKTLTLAVLCAIGTAHAAPYVESGRTGDPSSWRSTEFQADWGLGAIGADHAYAAGYTGKGVKLGIFDQPVYAAHPEFSGSNKVVTLVTSGIREYTDPYIPVKAGDAFRYDGSPSVGSDGKLGAHGTHVGGIAAGSRDGGPMHGVAFGAQIISADNGDPGPEDGIVRGNDGAVYKAGWDALIASGARIINNSWGIGITDRFDLGGRDPAYPHFTVNDAQLQFNEIRTLLGTKPGGAYDGAIAAARSGIVTIFAAGNDYNLNNPDAIAGLGYFVPDIAPNWITVAALQQNPDLASANPYIMSTFSSRCGYTASFCVSAPGTKIFSAIIEGTNADNLTTSYKNYNGTSMAAPHVAGSMAVLMERFPYMTGDQVATVLRTTATDLGAPGIDALYGWGMINLRKGIDGPSMFVTEQDIPAEFRIDGAYGSGQFVADLPGIGAIIDQGKPTERVCTDITCGLDTWRNDISGHGGLTKQGIGTLVLTGNNTYSGPTLVNQGRLAINGSLQSAVTVNDGGILGGNGHIGALSVNSGGTVAPGNSIGTLNVAGDVTFAPGSTYAVELSPPSSDQIIATGKAVIEGATVSMSLENSPTLLTTNEVQSLLGTQYNILQAAGGIEGRFGQVLPDYAFLGGTLAYSANGIQLAVGRNDASFASVGLTPNQRAVGAAAERLGAGNALFETLLLSPNAASAQQAFQQLSGEIHPAIGTMLINDSRYLREAVGERLRERDLFNAGAPTDDRSNAWVKVLGSWGESDGGHDNADSNSSIGGLLAGVDGLIAEDTRLGFVTGYSDSSLSMGSGTHSSASVDSYHLGAYLGHQIDALRLTVGGAYSWHRVDVKRDLQFGDVSGKQKTKHDAATTQVFTEAAYDLGLQPMNLEPFANLSYVHLNTESFTEKGDAAALKGGEDNRDVVLSTLGVRAKRSFALSDQHQLELGASLGWQHNLNNVDADSHLAFANGNSAFTVQGVSMDRDAAVVGVRAGLALNRDVRVNLDYNGLIGSNEKDHGVGLTLDWQF
- a CDS encoding polyurethanase, which translates into the protein MGLFDYKNADGKSLYSDAIALTLYAYTPTGKPLPATAWAPVTATALGYQGKVGPQGTFFGEKDGFTSAEAEVLGKYDAAGKLIGIGVAFRGTGGLGYSDTFGDLKNNLLAAIGPSDYASNYAKNAFDNLLKAVAAFAIANGIGAKDVLLSGHSLGGLGVNSVAELSASNWGGFFKDANYITFASPTQSSTGNNVLNIGFENDPVFRVLDGTTFSSASMGKHDKPHDSTTDNIVNFNDNYASTAQNLVPFSIVNPLNWSAHSSLGYADGLNRVIDSRFYNLTHKDSTIIVSNLEEASRGKTWVEDLGRSGEPHTGSTFIIGTQSSDWLKGGAGNDFLEGLGGDDRFRDDGGYNILLGGQGHNTFELQKPLQNFSFANDGDGTLYVRDAYGGISMTRDIGALVSKESGSWWGSKEITWGVTAKGLTNGSELTQYNHSLSGDGYGNALHASADGDWLFGLGGDDKLISDKGHVTFVGGAGNDVMTAVGGNNTFLFSGAFGFDAINGYQGSDKLVFMGVEGAGQGYDYKQHASQTGNDTVLKIGDYAVTLIGVGVANLSDSAFVFA
- a CDS encoding polyurethanase translates to MGVYDYKNFGTADSKALFSDAMAITLYSYHNLDNGFAAGYQHNGFGLGLPATLVTALLGGTDSQGVIPGIPWNPDSEKLALDAVKKAGWTPITASQLGYDGKTDARGTFFGEKAGYTTAQVEILGKYDAQGHLTELGIAFRGTSGPRENLILDSIGDVINDLLAAFGPKDYAKNYVGEAFGNLLNDVVAFAQANGLSGKDVLVSGHSLGGLAVNSMADLSGGKWGGFFADSNYIAYASPTQSSTDKVLNVGYENDPVFRALDGSTFTGASIGVHDAPKESATDNIVSFNDHYASTAWNLLPYSILNIPTWISHLPTAYGDGMNRVIDSKFYDLTSRDSTIIVANLSDPARANTWVQDLNRNAETHKGSTFIIGSDANDLIQGGSGNDYLEGRAGNDTFRDSGGYNVILGGQGSNTLDLQSAVKSFDFANDGAGNLYVRDANGGISITRDIGSIVTKEPGFLWGLFKDDVTHSVTASGLKVGNNVTAYDSSVKGTNGADTLKAHAGGDWLFGLDGNDHLIGGAGNDVFVGGAGNDLMESGGGADTFLFNGAFGQDRVVGFTANDKLVFLGVQGVLPAEDFRAHAATVGQDTVLTFGNDSVTLVGVSLNSLSADGVVIA
- a CDS encoding YgdI/YgdR family lipoprotein, which codes for MKIKSLGIPFAIAAALALAGCSTPTVVTLQNGTQYLTKDMPKTKTKDGFYEFEDISGAKVKVRADEVATVREED
- a CDS encoding VRR-NUC domain-containing protein, whose protein sequence is MTANPLDDPFYYLNNFRQVLDWLELRYADVMSETEHAFIHDFKALPRASQGLLVRMVMRKGVHFRAGKLNYLEIGDIAEAAQPLLERGWIDEHAPLTLAELFDVLLKAELLQAFGAAIEQPKGRKDDWLPLLAEQFNELRSLRDWAPLLQDRLFSLTLMDLCDRLRLMFFGNLYQDWSEFVLADLGIFTYEKVEFCADSRGLRSREDVDACLFLHHCQMRFEAGEPLDTIVEQVSTLHFDNPWLQRRRGKVLFQIGQYCERISEFALALSIYRDCAYPGARLRMIRVLERSGEYALALELGTLAEQAPESAAEQQGLQRILPRVRRKLGGPPLKRTSAKPVERLDLQLPRTDPALSVEFYVQAHLHDDDGPVHYVENSLINSLFGLLCWPAIFAPLPGAFFHPFQRGPVDLLNEDFQHRRAELFQACLSELDDERYAATIRQRFIDKWGIQSPFVFWGALNQELLEQALACLPAEHLKHWFNRLLLDIKANRAGMPDLIQFWPQHKTYRMIEVKGPGDRLQDNQLRWLEFCHQHQMPVAVCYVQWAEQIA
- a CDS encoding ATP-dependent DNA helicase; this translates as MSYSIAVRALCEFTAKTGDLDLRFTPSPTALEGIAGHRTVASRRNEKYQSEVALEGEFLQLKVKGRADGYDPAQNCLEEVKTYRGDLSKQPANHRQLHWAQAKIYGWLMCRKLDLEQINLALVYFDIVSEKETCLVEAFSADALQAFFEQQCTLFLQWAEQEMAHREARNLAAQQLTFPHADFRPGQRHLAESVFKAVSTGRCLMAQAPTGIGKTLGTLFPMLKALAPQQLDKVFFLTAKTPGRKLALDASQVLFDQSPALPLRVLEMVARDKACEHPDKACHGESCPLAQGFYDRLPAAREAASRIRLLDQAAMREVAAQHAVCPYYLSQEMARWVDVVIADYNYYFDFSAMLFGLAQLNQWKVAVLADEAHNLVERGRQMYSASLDQFTLGSVRKTAPAPLKKSLQRINREWNALHAPQLAAYQAYDKAPEKLLQAISLCCAAIGDYLNDHPQGLDSALQNFYFDLLQFARVAELYDEHYLFDISKRDLDRKKPLSQLCLRNVVPAAFIGPRLKAARSSVLFSATLSPRHYYADLLGTPADTVWIDVESPFCAEQLQVQIVSRISTRFNHRQASLEPIVELIARQFSERPGNYLAFFSSFDYLQQVASLLAERYPHITLWQQSRGMLEGARQAFLDQFTAHSQGVGFAVLGGAFGEGIDLPGARLIGAFIATLGLAQFNPVNEQLKYRMAAIFGAGYDYTYLYPGVQKVVQAAGRVIRTREDRGVVMLIDDRFAESRIKQLLPRWWAINHESAASQFAGLPHTSDHDNGW